Proteins encoded in a region of the Esox lucius isolate fEsoLuc1 chromosome 9, fEsoLuc1.pri, whole genome shotgun sequence genome:
- the LOC106023666 gene encoding H-2 class II histocompatibility antigen, E-S beta chain-like isoform X1 encodes MTHLNTENLLVTMLLPMVFSVITIRCLFCHFHSCVHGCTVMMACLRSYLLSIGMISIFTPNDGHFFTIHHLCFFRGEETEYILREISDMTKVLEYNSTLKRFTGFTRLGIYNAERFNKDPLLLALLEAVLNFYCKDYRTNISKLDESHVEPSVHLRSMKPQSSTHTTMLKCSAYKFFPKKIRVTWLRDGQEVPLNMTSTEELANGDWFYQIHSYLLFTPTPGDKISCMVEHPSLTEPMILHWDASLPESERNKIMIGVSGLVLGVIFTAAGLIHYHNGRKYSGAIPVTTQ; translated from the exons ATGACACATTTGAACACTGAAAATCTATTAGTTACCATGTTGCTTCCTATGGTCTTTAGTGTAATAACAATCAGATGTCTCTTTTGCCACTTTCATTCATGTGTACATGGGTGTACAGTCATGATGGCTTGCTTGCGGTCTTATTTGTTGTCCATAGGCATGATTTCAATCTTCACTCCAAATG ATGGGCATTTTTTCACCATCCACCATCTTTGTTTTTTCAGAGGGGAAGAAACTGAGTACATTTTAAGAGAAATTTCAGACATGACAAAGGTGTTGGAATACAACAGCACTCTCAAAAGATTCACTGGGTTTACCCGGTTAGGGATATATAATGCTGAGAGATTTAACAAAGATCCCTTACTTCTGGCCTTGTTGGAAGCTGTTTTAAATTTTTACTGCAAGGATTATAGGACCAACATATCTAAATTGGATGAATCCCATG TTGAGCCCTCTGTCCATCTTCGATCCATGAAGCCCCaaagcagcacacacacaaccatgctAAAGTGCAGCGCCTATAAGTTCTTCCCCAAAAAGATCAGGGTGACCTGGTTGAGGGACGGACAGGAAGTGCCCTTGAACATGACGTCCACTGAGGAGCTGGCGAATGGTGACTGGTTCTACCAGATCCACTCCTACCTGCTGTTCACGCCCACACCTGGAGACAAGATCTCCTGCATGGTGGAACACCCCAGCCTCACCGAGCCCATGATCCTCCACTGGG ATGCGTCCCTGCCTGAGTCTGAGAGGAATAAGATAATGATTGGAGTGTCTGGTCTGGTACTGGGGGTGATCTTTACTGCTGCCGGACTCATCCACTACCACAATGGGAGAAAGTACAGTGGTG CCATTCCTGTAACCACTCAGTAA
- the LOC106023666 gene encoding H-2 class II histocompatibility antigen, A-S beta chain-like isoform X2, translating to MKPQSSTHTTMLKCSAYKFFPKKIRVTWLRDGQEVPLNMTSTEELANGDWFYQIHSYLLFTPTPGDKISCMVEHPSLTEPMILHWDASLPESERNKIMIGVSGLVLGVIFTAAGLIHYHNGRKYSGAIPVTTQ from the exons ATGAAGCCCCaaagcagcacacacacaaccatgctAAAGTGCAGCGCCTATAAGTTCTTCCCCAAAAAGATCAGGGTGACCTGGTTGAGGGACGGACAGGAAGTGCCCTTGAACATGACGTCCACTGAGGAGCTGGCGAATGGTGACTGGTTCTACCAGATCCACTCCTACCTGCTGTTCACGCCCACACCTGGAGACAAGATCTCCTGCATGGTGGAACACCCCAGCCTCACCGAGCCCATGATCCTCCACTGGG ATGCGTCCCTGCCTGAGTCTGAGAGGAATAAGATAATGATTGGAGTGTCTGGTCTGGTACTGGGGGTGATCTTTACTGCTGCCGGACTCATCCACTACCACAATGGGAGAAAGTACAGTGGTG CCATTCCTGTAACCACTCAGTAA
- the LOC105012008 gene encoding H-2 class II histocompatibility antigen, A-F alpha chain-like isoform X2, which produces MSIDGMMSSVFVILLLGVISAQEPAVHVYDVIKACSETEQFNMIILVDDEEYGYVDLKKNATVTTLPDFATPVDCPICLTYAEQESQRAEREISIFSKETQEAKVRPDVMLYPKEEVAQGTRNSLVCFVNNFFPPPVQVKWTKNDENITERAEAGRYATNSDNTFYHFSTLTFTPEEGDIYTCTVEHPALDNPLTKIWDQAPANLTVV; this is translated from the exons ATGAGCATTGATGGTATGATGTCTTCTGTGTTTGTGATTCTGCTTTTGGGGGTGATTTCAGCACAAGAACCAG CCGTTCACGTATATGATGTCATAAAGGCCTGTTCGGAAACTGAGCAATTCAATATGATCATCCTAGTAGACGATGAAGAATATGGATATGTTGATTTAAAGAAAAACGCAACAGTGACAACATTGCCAGACTTTGCAACGCCTGTCGATTGTCCTATTTGCCTGACATATGCAGAGCAGGAAAGTCAACGAGCAGAAAGGGAAATCAGCATCTTCAGTAAGGAGACCCAGGAAGCTAAAG TTCGCCCTGATGTAATGCTGTATCCCAAAGAAGAGGTGGCACAGGGTACAAGAAACTCACTTGTCTGCTTTGTCAATAATTTCTTCCCTCCCCCTGTCCAAGTGAAATGGACAAAGAATGACGAGAACATCACAGAGAGGGCGGAAGCGGGCAGATATGCAACCAACAGCGACAACACTTTCTATCATTTCTCCACCTTGACTTTCACCCCAGAAGAGGGCGACATCTACACCTGTACTGTGGAGCACCCAGCCCTGGACAACCCCTTAACCAAGATATGGG ATCAGGCACCTGCAAACTTGACTGTGGTATAG
- the LOC105012008 gene encoding H-2 class II histocompatibility antigen, A-Q alpha chain-like isoform X1: MSIDGMMSSVFVILLLGVISAQEPAVHVYDVIKACSETEQFNMIILVDDEEYGYVDLKKNATVTTLPDFATPVDCPICLTYAEQESQRAEREISIFSKETQEAKVRPDVMLYPKEEVAQGTRNSLVCFVNNFFPPPVQVKWTKNDENITERAEAGRYATNSDNTFYHFSTLTFTPEEGDIYTCTVEHPALDNPLTKIWDFEMPPGTSLGPAVFCGLGLTLGILGIATGTFFYVKGNQRQI; this comes from the exons ATGAGCATTGATGGTATGATGTCTTCTGTGTTTGTGATTCTGCTTTTGGGGGTGATTTCAGCACAAGAACCAG CCGTTCACGTATATGATGTCATAAAGGCCTGTTCGGAAACTGAGCAATTCAATATGATCATCCTAGTAGACGATGAAGAATATGGATATGTTGATTTAAAGAAAAACGCAACAGTGACAACATTGCCAGACTTTGCAACGCCTGTCGATTGTCCTATTTGCCTGACATATGCAGAGCAGGAAAGTCAACGAGCAGAAAGGGAAATCAGCATCTTCAGTAAGGAGACCCAGGAAGCTAAAG TTCGCCCTGATGTAATGCTGTATCCCAAAGAAGAGGTGGCACAGGGTACAAGAAACTCACTTGTCTGCTTTGTCAATAATTTCTTCCCTCCCCCTGTCCAAGTGAAATGGACAAAGAATGACGAGAACATCACAGAGAGGGCGGAAGCGGGCAGATATGCAACCAACAGCGACAACACTTTCTATCATTTCTCCACCTTGACTTTCACCCCAGAAGAGGGCGACATCTACACCTGTACTGTGGAGCACCCAGCCCTGGACAACCCCTTAACCAAGATATGGG ATTTTGAGATGCCCCCTGGTACCAGTCTGGGTCCTGCTGTGTTCTGTGGACTGGGTCTGACTCTGGGGATACTGGGAATCGCTACTGGAACATTCTTCTATGTCAAAGGAAACCAGAGACAAATATAG
- the LOC105012007 gene encoding H-2 class II histocompatibility antigen, A-Q alpha chain-like, translating into MCTVFVILHLGVISALVQAQHVFNVMVLRSETEEFEMTACADGEEYLYVDLDNQKVVITAPEFSKQIECPVCLNVAEGYIPVGKKHFSDLAFDSPEAKVPPDVMLYPKEEVKQGVNNYLVCYINNFFPPPVQVKWTKNDVKITKGVKASHYLFNNDITFYHFSTLTFDPEDGDIYTCTVEHPALDEPVTRKWEFEVPPGPSLDPVVFCGLGLTLGILGIATGMFFCVKGMQLTNVL; encoded by the exons ATGTGTACTGTGTTTGTTATCCTGCATTTAGGGGTCATTTCAGCACTAGTCCAAG CTCAACATGTATTCAATGTCATGGTATTACGTTCTGAAACCGAGGAATTTGAAATGACAGCGTGCGCAGATGGTGAAGAATACCTCTACGTAGATTTAGACAATCAAAAAGTAGTGATAACAGCACCTGAATTCAGCAAACAAATAGAGTGTCCTGTTTGTTTGAACGTAGCAGAAGGTTATATCCctgtgggaaaaaaacatttcagtgacTTGGCTTTTGATAGCCCAGAAGCTAAag TTCCCCCTGATGTCATGCTGTATCCCAAGGAAGAGGTGAAGCAGGGAGTAAACAACTATCTTGTCTGCTacatcaataatttttttcctccacctgttcaAGTCAAATGgacaaagaatgatgtgaagATCACAAAGGGAGTGAAAGCAAGTCATTATTTATTCAATAATGACATCACCTTCTACCATTTCTCCactctgacctttgacccagaAGATGGGGACATCTACACCTGTACTGTGGAGCACCCAGCCTTGGATGAACCTGTAACCAGGAAATGGG AGTTTGAGGTGCCCCCTGGTCCCAGTCTGGATCCTGTTGTGTTCTGTGGACTGGGTCTCACTCTGGGGATCCTGGGAATCGCTACTGGAATGTTCTTTTGTGTCAAAGGAATGCAGCTTACAAATGTACTATGA
- the LOC105010382 gene encoding rano class II histocompatibility antigen, A beta chain-like isoform X1, translating into MASLQCYLLFVCLLSFFIQTDGHFITIQNLCYFRGEDPLDVEFVYRIYANRVKSFEYNSTLDRFTGYTPNGIDKARILNYDPASLENKRRRLDYYCKDYGQLGYNAVLLKTVKPYARLRTEKHPSDRHRIMLKCSAYKFYPRKIRVTWFRDGQEVPMNMTSTEELANGDWYYQIHSYLEFTPTPGEKISCMLKHASLIEPMILHWDEPLPGSGRSKIAMGASGLVLGLVFAAAGLIYYYYCRLKATGHHYNRP; encoded by the exons ATGGCTAGCTTGCAGTGTTACTTGTTGTTCGTGTGTTTGTTATCATTCTTCATACAAACTG aTGGACACTTTATCACCATCCAGAACCTTTGTTATTTCCGTGGGGAAGATCCACTAGATGTTGAGTTTGTCTACAGAATCTATGCAAACCGAGTGAAGTCTTTTGAATACAACAGCACCCTTGATAGATTCACTGGATACACTCCAAATGGGATAGATAAAGCAAGGATATTAAACTACGATCCAGCGAGTCTGGAGAATAAGAGGCGTCGACTTGATTATTACTGCAAAGATTATGGTCAACTTGGATACAATGCTGTACTACTTAAAACGG TTAAGCCGTACGCACGTCTAAGGACCGAGAAGCACCCCAGTGACAGACACCGCATCATGCTAAAGTGCAGCGCCTACAAGTTCTACCCCAGAAAAATCAGAGTGACCTGGTTCAGGGACGGACAGGAAGTGCCCATGAACATGACTTCCACAGAGGAGCTGGCGAATGGTGACTGGTACTACCAGATCCACTCCTACCTGGAGTTCACGCCCACACCAGGAGAGAAGATCTCCTGCATGTTGAAACACGCCAGCCTCATCGAGCCCATGATCCTCCACTGGG ACGAGCCACTGCCTGGGTCTGGGAGGAGTAAGATAGCTATGGGGGCATCCGGCCTGGTTCTGGGACTGGTCTTTGCTGCTGCTGGGCTcatctactactactactgcagaTTGAAAGCTACTGGTCATCATT
- the LOC105010382 gene encoding class II histocompatibility antigen, B-L beta chain-like isoform X2 encodes MHSEYIYVKPYARLRTEKHPSDRHRIMLKCSAYKFYPRKIRVTWFRDGQEVPMNMTSTEELANGDWYYQIHSYLEFTPTPGEKISCMLKHASLIEPMILHWDEPLPGSGRSKIAMGASGLVLGLVFAAAGLIYYYYCRLKATGHHYNRP; translated from the exons ATGCACAGCGAATACATCTACG TTAAGCCGTACGCACGTCTAAGGACCGAGAAGCACCCCAGTGACAGACACCGCATCATGCTAAAGTGCAGCGCCTACAAGTTCTACCCCAGAAAAATCAGAGTGACCTGGTTCAGGGACGGACAGGAAGTGCCCATGAACATGACTTCCACAGAGGAGCTGGCGAATGGTGACTGGTACTACCAGATCCACTCCTACCTGGAGTTCACGCCCACACCAGGAGAGAAGATCTCCTGCATGTTGAAACACGCCAGCCTCATCGAGCCCATGATCCTCCACTGGG ACGAGCCACTGCCTGGGTCTGGGAGGAGTAAGATAGCTATGGGGGCATCCGGCCTGGTTCTGGGACTGGTCTTTGCTGCTGCTGGGCTcatctactactactactgcagaTTGAAAGCTACTGGTCATCATT